GAAATGAATTTCCTGGAACCTAATGCCCTTTTCTATGTGATCCATCCAAATGTACTACCTCAACTGCTGGGCAATGTTAGAAAACAACTTTTGTAAGTCTTATTACAGCATGTCATATAACCTTTAGACGTTAAGACCAGACAGGAAGCTTATAAAAGCTTAAGAGGGTTTCTCAAAGATTGCAGTTGGAGGATATATCAAGAAAATGCGATAAATAAGTACGCTAGATCCAACATACATCCCAAAGAAAATGAAATGTTacagaaaaaatgaaaaattggGTGATACAAGTGACCTATCTACTAATCAAATTGTCAATAAGCGCCAACAAGCAAAAAGATTGACTATACTTTCAATGTGTCAGAAGTTCGTCTGCTTATTCCTGGGGACAGTTCCACCCATCCAAGGTTAGAAAACTTGGTTTCAGCTTCTGTTTCATGTGGGTAATTTCAAAATGAGTTTCAATTTATCCATTTCAACAGTTTGGTTGGTTTCAATTTAGCTTCATTTGACAATTATAAAACAGAAATATCAACTAAAATTATGAGAATGAATCAGTGATAATTAAAAAAAGTTAATTAAGCCAAAAAAACTAAGCAAAATGTCTATAGGATGGAACTGTAAAAAACCAACTTTATCTTGTTCTTGATCTTAAGATGTATCACTTTGCAAGTGTCACAAGGAAGAAAAGTTGTTTTTTGaagacaataatgataattaacaaaaaaaaaaaggaaagaataattataaagatatatttaaaagCTATTTAATTTGAGCTTTAGAACAGCAAAACCTCTGGCAAAACCTATATTTTCCTCTGAAGCTCTTGGAACATAATGGTGCAATGTTCCAAAATCTTCTCAAGACCTGCAAATCTAAGTTCTATCTAGTGGAAATGCTTTGGGGATTGAAAGAAATGAGGAAAGGAAAATTGGCAAAGATAGCTCCTATATGCAATAACTTTGGTCCAATTAATTAGCATTGGGCAAACATCTACAATCAGCCCTAGTTTTGGATCAGTTGCAAGGAGAATCTGAAAATTCACTTTTGGTTTTGGAGTTTCCAGGCAAAAATTTAAACCATGAACTTTCATCTTTCCTTAGACTTGGTAAAGGAAGTACTTTCTGAAGGTAATATGAAATCAGTATCAGATCAATTATTGATACCAATCCTTTTTACTTTGAGCAAAATGACACTGCAACTAAAAGAGTTTAAAATGGTTAGATACATTTACCTCGGATTTGGATTTCCTTTAACTACCTTCTGCCCATACTTTCGCCAGCGGTATCCATCATCTAGGATGTCCACCTCACTGACTGTCTGAACAACCACTCTTGGTTCACGTACAGCACGAGAAGCTGGATTACTATCAATCACACAGCTTTCTTTTttcctaattaaaaaaaaaggaattgTTATTCAAATTTAGATCTTCTCAAATATTcataacaagaaaaaaaatctcaatgACGTTGACAAGAATTGCCATATAAAAAACAGACCTTCTCTTCGACTCAGTctcatcatcttcatcatcatcctcaAATGGCATGCTCCCCTGGGTAGCACCATCTTCATCAACACCTTGACTAGCTAAAGTTGATGAAAGCTCTGGAATATCTGTCAGGATATTTGAGCATTTTTCTTGTGCAGTGGACAGAGGATCTGAAAGCTCAGTAACAACAGATGTTGATGATGTCAACTCTAAACCATCAGCCCTCAAATCTACACAATTTTTATCTTTAGATCCTTTTTGAGAATTTCTCCAAATTGATCCCCCTTCAACGTTTGTAATTGACCCAAAGCCAGCAGCAGAATCTGAAATCTCATTCATTAAAAATGATGACCCAAATGCAGATCTGCGAGTTGGTTGTGGCTTTGGATGATTATGAGTACCCTTGTAAATAATTTCTGTAATTTGGCCATCAAGTGAACGCTCTACCTTTTTCTTGACTTGACAACTTTGATGAGTGCATTTGTAGTAGCTCCGAGGATACTCACTACCTTTGACATGTTTCTGCCCATATTTTCTCCAGTTATATCCATCTTCTGATGGTCTTCCTACACCCGAGCTAGAAAATGACTGGTCTTCTTCGAAAATCTGCTCGGACTGTGTATCCTTTCCATTTGACAAATCTTCAGGATGATGTGCTTGATTACTTATTGGAGGATGATAGCATGTCTGAACAGAGCTGCACTTTGCTTCCACCATATTATCTTCAGAAACATTTACATCTCTCTGCAAATCACTGGCATatcccttttcttgttttgtgatGCAGGCTTGATCCTCAAAATCCATTCGCATCTGGACCAGAGAGTGACCTTGGTGGTAAAAATCAGCAGCCCTTAAATGCTTAACCAGATTAGATGAAGAAACCTTAGCAAGTCAAAATGTTACACATAAGAAATAATTCGATGGCAAAAATTTTTATAGATAGGTATCAACATTACAAGCAGTTAGcagaaatattaagataatatgacAAAATATAGCATACACAGACAGTTAAAAGCATTGACTTTCTTCCTGAAATGGGAGTAAATATCATGCAGCAAGTTAAATCATGGAATGCAATTTCTTCACAAGCCAATGGCATCTTCATATGGTCTGCCAACCTATGTCTTGCTCAGTATAAGTGTTTTTCTTTTGTATTTCATTTTTTACTAATCAAGACTACAATGTGATTTCCACCACATACTACAAAAACATCAATTAGCATCAGTCAgccaatataaaattaaaaagactCCAATAACAGTGGTTGATGGATATGACCAAATTAGACTGGCTATTACATGGACAATCAGAAGTTAACAAGCAAGGGAAGCAATAGAACGGAACAATATGCTTATAATgatctaatatttaatttatcaGTAAATAAAACCACTCCATTGGTAGCCATTTATCCAAAAATCAAGATCAGTAAGGTTCGCACAACACAATGTTAGCAAAGGCTGAACCAagtggggagggggcagcagggTCCCTGGCTCTCCCAAAGTTCATGAATTTCTTTCTTGGTAGGTGGCCCTCCTTCAAAATAAGATGGCAGCCATATATGCCCCCCTCTAACATTTTGCTACAAATAAGAGCAATCCATTTTCCTAAAGAATTAAATTTTCTGTTTCCTTTTCTTCTCCAAAATCTGGAAGCTTAGCTACTCCACATAAAGAAAGACATTTGTTCTCTCCAATCAATCCTAATCCCTATTCAAATCCCAACACATCACCCAGACATCTG
Above is a genomic segment from Elaeis guineensis isolate ETL-2024a chromosome 1, EG11, whole genome shotgun sequence containing:
- the LOC105061299 gene encoding WRKY transcription factor SUSIBA2 isoform X4 — protein: MESVSSARKNQMTSSVHCMEEKEESIGMWGEAGEGGGGGVGGGSMEPGPSAGKNAGSIAERRAAMSGFNPTPRLNTARFRSVSPLSSPGVRSPFLTIPPGLSPTALLDSPVMLPNSQAQPSPTTGSFQLPSPGHEILALYAVNACTDKANCEDIDSSFMFKTQTNNVSVPCLQSAQQVSSSNLVKHLRAADFYHQGHSLVQMRMDFEDQACITKQEKGYASDLQRDVNVSEDNMVEAKCSSVQTCYHPPISNQAHHPEDLSNGKDTQSEQIFEEDQSFSSSGVGRPSEDGYNWRKYGQKHVKGSEYPRSYYKCTHQSCQVKKKVERSLDGQITEIIYKGTHNHPKPQPTRRSAFGSSFLMNEISDSAAGFGSITNVEGGSIWRNSQKGSKDKNCVDLRADGLELTSSTSVVTELSDPLSTAQEKCSNILTDIPELSSTLASQGVDEDGATQGSMPFEDDDEDDETESKRRKKESCVIDSNPASRAVREPRVVVQTVSEVDILDDGYRWRKYGQKVVKGNPNPRSYYKCTHPGCSVRKHVERASHDLKSVITTYEGKHNHEVPVARNNNHMISGSSMQPASNAQTSMTLPGSTTASRPQTQMPHLESVSFSTFGLNNSYSGAHQAIPISNIIQDFSISFPTSHVRHSNLTLAGYDVNNHGRPSSIELHPLIMQQSRESDMKQFRQPKPEQDN